The sequence TTGGCAAAAACTGCTGATGAGACAGGACAAACAATTCTTCACCTAAGGATTCCTTGAGCTTCTTGATGCTTTGGCTAACCGCTGGTGTCGAGACAAACAACTTCTCAGCCGCTTTTCTCAAGCTCTTCTCCTGATACACCACCACAAACACTTTCAATAAGTTCAGATCGACATTATTAAGTTTCATGAGACACCATAAAGCATTGCTTAACGAATGGTTAAGTTTATATGAATTAACTTAACAAAGTCCACTTTGTATAGTTATCCCACCTTCACGAAGTACACGGATGTAGTGAGATAACTCTATGAGGCAGCTATGTTATTACAACGTTCGATCCTTTCTCTAACCCCTCTTTTGTTAGCTAGCGGTGCTATCGCTGAAGAAACAGAAGTTCAAGATATGTCAGACCCATTAGCGGTCTACACACAAGCAGGCTTCGGCTACACCGACAAGGGCTTAAACCTAAAAGTTGGGCAAACCTACGACACGGGCAGTGATACCACTATGGGCATGAATGTGTTCGAAATCAAAGGTATCGCTGGTGAGGCGATTGGTTGGAGCGGGCGAGGTGCAGACGACAGTATTGATTCCTTCCGCTTTAGAAACTTCGGCGTAGACCTAACTAATGGCCGAGGCTCGCAAGTTGATATGTCTTGGGATTTCGATAACAACCAAGGCAGCGCGTCTTACAGCTTTATTCAAGCTTTACCACAAATGGGCATGTTTAACTTCTACCCGCTCGCTGGTGTCGGTATCGCAGCAGGTGAAGAGTTGGTTAAAGGCGAAGGAGGCGATCTCGATGCCGATCAACTTCGCGACCGCTACAACATGCACGGTACTTTCTACGTCGCAGGTATGTACGCCAAGATGCAACTGACTGACAAGATTTGGCTGAACTATAACCCAATGTATTTAGGCACAATGTCGGGGTCTTCAACGTTCAAAGATTTTGGCTTTGAGGGCAGTGACTCAGTACTCGCGCATGAATTTGCAGCGAGCTATCAAATCAATCCAAGAGCCAACGTTCGTTATTTCGCAAACTGGACAGAAAACACAAGTATCGAAGACGGCGATCACCGTATCGAATTTAACTACCAATTTTAAGTAGTGATTTCGGCTTTAACGAGCTGGTTTCGCTTGAACGAATAAGTTTAAGTTTTGAGGACACATTATGAACATGATATCTAAAGCCCTTGCCAGTACTTTCACACATCCACTGCGATCAACAGCGATGCTCGTTTCTATAACAGCCTTGTTTTCAGCAACGGCGATTGCTGGAAACGATAACCCAACAGAAACCCTTCAAACACGTGCGGGAGACTTCACCTTCGAAACCGACTTTCTTCATGGTATTCCAACACAAGAAAGCTCAGCAAAACTGTTCGAACTAATGGACTATCAACGCGCGTCACAAGCTTACATTTGGTCAGTGCCTTTGGTGTCAAACTACGCATGGAAACAAGCCTATGCAGACATGGGGGCAGAAGATGGTCAAATTACTTATGTTGAGTCTCATGAATCTAAGCTAGGCGGCTTAACTTACAACACCTCTACGCCTTACGCGATTACTTGGTTTAACGTAGAAAAAGAGCCCGTTGTTATAGAAATCCCCACAGATGAACTGCGCGGCGCAGTACACACCATGTGGCAGATCGGAATTTCTCAGATGACCGAGCCGGGCGTCTACGTGGTAAAAGCCAAAGGGTCTGAGACACCGAGTAATCTGCCAAAAGGCGCTCAGGTTTTTGAGTCAGACACCAACTATGTTTTCTTTGGCGTTCGCTTAATGGCAGAGTCCGACCAGCAACGTATGAAAGACTTAGAGGCCCTGAAAATTACCAACCTCAACGGAAAGCCACTGAGTGATAACGGCGTAAACTTCCCTGAGCGTGGTGAAGATGCCAAACACCCAAGAGGCATGGCATTTTGGAATACGTTGAATGAAGCCATTCAAGCTGAGCCAGTAGCAGAGCGTGATCGCATGATGCACGACATGCTACGTCCCTTGGGTATTGAGAAAGGTAAGACGTTTGAACCATCAGGTCAGCAGCGTGAGATTTTAGAACAAGCTGTAGTGATGGGGGAAGCTATGGTTAAGAATATCGACTTCAACAAAACAGAACGCTTGCCACACGCAGCTTACGGTAAGGAAGGCAACTTTTGGGAAGTAGCGACGGCTTCAACACCAAACCAAGATCGTTACTACGGTATGGATCTCGATGGACGCGCAGCATGGTTCTACGAAGCTGTAACTAACGACGTAGCAATGCACGGTTTTGAGAATGGCGGTTGGGGCCAGATCTATCTAGACAACTACCGCGATGACAGTGGTAAGGGGCTTAATGGCAGCAACCACTACACTCTGACTCTGGATGGTGATGTAAACTTCGCGGATCTGTTC is a genomic window of Vibrio crassostreae containing:
- a CDS encoding DUF1214 domain-containing protein, with amino-acid sequence MNMISKALASTFTHPLRSTAMLVSITALFSATAIAGNDNPTETLQTRAGDFTFETDFLHGIPTQESSAKLFELMDYQRASQAYIWSVPLVSNYAWKQAYADMGAEDGQITYVESHESKLGGLTYNTSTPYAITWFNVEKEPVVIEIPTDELRGAVHTMWQIGISQMTEPGVYVVKAKGSETPSNLPKGAQVFESDTNYVFFGVRLMAESDQQRMKDLEALKITNLNGKPLSDNGVNFPERGEDAKHPRGMAFWNTLNEAIQAEPVAERDRMMHDMLRPLGIEKGKTFEPSGQQREILEQAVVMGEAMVKNIDFNKTERLPHAAYGKEGNFWEVATASTPNQDRYYGMDLDGRAAWFYEAVTNDVAMHGFENGGWGQIYLDNYRDDSGKGLNGSNHYTLTLDGDVNFADLFWTITIYNVENRAIIDNDIERADVGSNIEGTVKDAQGNYTFHFSPTKPAGVNEANWVQTREDENWFVYFRAYSPSKAFVAQQPETLLPNFKRVD